CGTCATCTAGGAACATTCAGATTGGAATATCAGGAAAGATGGTGAAGCGGCGTTGAGAAGAAACCCATAAAAGATCAAGGAAATAAAGATAACGAGGCTGTAGGAAGCTTACATTCaatcccctctttctcctctttctgcattgcctctttctctttcctgtgCGCTAAGATGGACGGCTCTAAATCCCTAACGAGAGGCAGTTCTTTGGGGAACAAGGTGAGTGAACTgtcctgtcctcctgtcctGTGCTTTcgtccttttcctttttctgcttAAGGAACTCCACACTGGTGCAGACTAAACGACAGAGTAGCCTTAAACTAACATCAGTCCTGATGTGCTTCTTCATGCCATTCAGGCCGTGTACAGTATGTTTAATTTGGGTTGtttttgtattcctttatttgttgttgttgttcttattgtctttttctgtttgtttgtttttttatcccaTCCACATATTCACCATCCACCCTTTCCTcttgctaaccctaaccccttccACCCAATTCGTCAGAGTATGCAATATGTGAGTATGAAAATATTATACAAGACAACTTTGGGTACATTCATTTGGAATTTATTTTCTGTAGAATATTTTCCAAAGCTCAAACTTTGCTTTTTGCGTCTTGCTTCATAACGATAATCATTTCTTGTGGGCGCAGGGCTGTTCCTCTTTATGGGTCGCTAGTTTTGGCATGTTTTATCTTGATGGTTGACTTTCCCTTCCCAGACTTGCAAATGCCACATGTTTTTACACGCATGTTTGCTGGAGAGACAGTTTCGATCTTATGagctgtactgtgtgtgtgtgtgtgtgtgtgtgtgtgtgtgtgtgtgtgtgtgtgtgtgtgtgtgtggaatgagtGCTTTGGGTGTGGTTGTTTTGCCACAGCCCAACTACGTAGTTTCTTTTAACAGGTGTACacgtttaaaatgtgtttttgttcacaTGGACGGTGTGCACTATAAAAAGTGCTGatcctgtttgtttgtggatCTGCCTACGCGGATGGCTTGTCGACGTTCTTTGACAGTTCTCCTGCGTTAGCTACATGATCTCGCTACgctggctgctgctgtgctgtTGCCGCATCAATCGAAGCTGCACGGGCAATGCGACCGCTGCATTTATGCATCGCAGCTAGCATTGTGATGTTAGCATTTAGATCTCCAGCTTCCCTCTGCCGTTGTTTTTCTACAAGAGTGGTTCTCAACTAACtcttgtttgttggtttttgggGATTGCCTTTTAATAGTGTacaaaattcaatttaataGAATAATAGCAAAATTGTTTAAGCGTCATAGTGCTGCTAAGCGTATGCCAgaaaaaagcaaagcagatgagtaaattaaagtatttttaacTTTGAAACTCTGTTAACAATATAAAATACTTCTACTGATCTTGCTACAACATTAAAAACTTCATGTTGTAATGTGATACGTTTGGATTGTAATAACCTGAAGATATCCACGTTATAATACAGTACCaatgctcttttctttttctcgcaTGGCAGTATGCAAGTACACCGCCATATTGATGCTCTCACTATTGATTGCTAATTAAATAAAGGCTCCTTACTTTAGTGGACGTTGAGAATCATTCGTGGTTGTGGATGCTATTTTTTGGCTTTAAAATGCAGCATTTTGTGTCACTTCTATATAACATGTatgcaaatgtgtttatttttgttgaggCTGTTGTCTTTTGATGTGCTGTTAATCTGAACTGATGTCTCCTGTGTGTCCCAGGGTGAGCTGGAGAGACAGCTCCTGCAGGCCAACCCCATACTGGAGGCCTTTGGAAACGCAAAGACTGTCAAGAATGACAACTCCTCCAGATTTGTAAGAGCAGACAAGATGCATCATGCAGGCCGATCATGTTTATTATCTTCTGAATCATTTTCTATAGAAATTAACTGAAACTTGAAACCACCTTTTCTACTTCAGGGTAAATTCATACGGATTAACTTTGATGTGGCGGGGTACATTGTGGGTGCCAACATCGAGACCTGTATCCTTTGACGTGACCccactgtttttttgtaaaatgaaagaGTAAGCTGCTTAATTTACAGTATAGTTTCATGACTTTGTCCATTGAAACTCCGGTTGATGGAGTACTTGCTTTTAGGGTGTATCTTTTGTTTGAATTAgctaaattgcatttttaagcAAATACTACGTGTACATGTCCATGACCATATGAATCCAGACCTCCTTGAAAAATCCAGGGCCACCCGTCAGGCTAAAGACGAGAGGACGTTCCACATCTTTTACCAGTTGCTGTGTGGAACTTCAGCCGAGACAAAAGGTGAGCTAAAGTACAAAGGTCAATGATTAAATGTTGCTATGGTATTGGATATGTTATTTTGGTGAAAGTGTTTCCATGCCCTCTAATAATTGACATTTCTATTTAATTTgatcctgtttttttgtttgtttttattcccttaCCCAGCGGACCTGCTCTTAGGAACCGCCGATGAGTACCGCTTTCTAAGTGGAGGCTCCATCCCTGTTCCTGGTCAGAGCGATTCAGAAAACTTCACCCAGACCATGGACTCCATGGTTATAATGGGCTTCACCCCCGAGGAGTCGCTGTGTAAGAGAAAAGATAAAGTAGTTTGCTTTCTGTCATTTTCTATCGTTTAATCCTTGCTATAAATCACCTCGCCTCTCCCcgtctcttcttttttcctcaGCCATGCTCAAGGTGATGTCTGCTGTGCTCCAGCTGGGGAACATTTCCTTCATGAAGGAGAAGAATCATGACCAGGCCTCAATGCCTGATAACACAGCTGCTCAGAAACTGTGCCACCTGCTGGGCATCAACGTGCTGGAGTTCACGCGGGCCATCCTCACTCCTAGAATCAAAGTGGGTCGAGAGTATGTGCAGAAGGCCCAGACGAAAGAACAGGTAGGATTTGCGTGCATGGATGTTTGCTCTTGTCCCTGTGGAGAGTATCTGACTGCATACCCTTCTTCTCTAGGCGGATTTTGCCGTGGAGGCCCTGGCTAAGGCCACATATGAGCGTCTGTTCAGATGGCTGGTCCACCGGATCAACAGAGCTCTGGACcgcagacagagacagggagcCTCCTTTATAGGCATTCTTGATATTGCTGGATTTGAGATCTTCCAGGTCTGTTCATGCTTGCATTTTCCTTCATTTCCTAATGTATGCTTTTTTGAGGATAGATTAGAGTTGGTAGTAAGCCTGCAGTAGCTTGGGTTTCCACCATTCTAATGTCTCATCATATGTCAGGCATATATGTTGTTTCTTGGTTTACATCACATGAATTGTTGACTTATTTGCTTTCCCAAATCCCTGCAGCTGAACTCCTTTGAGCAGCTGTGTATCAACTACACAAACGAAAAGTTGCAGCAGCTCTTCAACCACACCATGTTCAtcctggagcaggaggagtacCAGCGGGAGGGCATAGAATGGAACTTCATCGACTTTGGCCTTGACTTGCAGCCCTGCATTGACCTCATCGAGAGACCAGTACATACACGCtaaaatctttctttctttatatattttttatggaTGCTGATAGTCCATATTTACTTGCCATATAAAAAGCGTGCATTGTTTAGTGATTGCGGAGTTCTCATGATGAAGTTCAGGTTGCAGACGCACACCCACAgatgagagagaaatgaaattaattaatataaatagaaaaataaaaacatgcaggCACACTCTCTTCAATGATCCCTCGTCACAACTCGCAACAAATGGTCTGGTTTTCCCCCGTCTCTGCCAGGCCGGACCGCCTGGTGTCCTCGCCCTTTTGGACGAAGAGTGTTGGTTCCCGCGGGCGACGGACCGCTCGTTTGTGGAGAAGGTGTCCTCCGAACAAGGCAGCCATCCAAAATTCTTCAAACCAAAGCAGCCGCGTGGGGAAGCTGACTTCGCCATCATTCATTACGCTGGCAAGGTCTGCCGTCATTTCTTAACACCTTTCCTTGTCTGCCATCGTTCCCATTCAAAGTCATCAACTGAATTGTCCCCGTTATGCATCGCAGGTTGACTACAAGGCACACGATTGGTTAGTGAAGAACATGGACCCTCTCAATGACAACGTGGCGTCTCTTCTCCACCAGTCGTCTGATCATTTTGTCTCAGAGCTTTGGAAGGAGGGTGAGACTGATTCACTTCTTTAAAGTAAACCTGTAAAGTGTAGACTTGAGACCTGTCAGAATTCTTTTACATTTAACTTTTAAATGGACGTCTGACTATTTTTATGTGTTATAATTGTTTTAAACTTTTCAAGAATAGATAATTAAGCTTTTTCTGGTGTATAATGTACTAATCAAACTATAtgtatctctctttctctgtcatgCAACTACTCtatctgctgcctctctctttgttcatttctcctccctctggtTCTCTCCTGTGTCCTCTTGCCTCTTGCCctttttccttctgttttttctcttcccacTCCACTTATTTGGTGCTCGCTTGGGCTccatcccttttttccctccttcctgCATCAGATATTCAAACTCTTCCTCGCGTGTACTTCTTTGACTCGTATGCCACAATACAGGCTAATGGCTCTGACAGTaggtttctctcctcctctgtgtgtcaCGCCGACAATGCTCACTCCCACCTCCGCTTTCATTACTCCTTTGTTTTCTGTCTAAAGCACCGTTTCATTGTTGTGCGTCTTTTTAGTTTATATTTGTGCTGCAGTGTCATTTGCTTTTAGATGTTATCTAATTCTCATATCGCCATTGTGCTGTTTGCTCAGTTTTTTCTCGCTTTCTCTTTTACCAAATTTGAGCTTTTAGTGATAAGTGCTGTTCTTGTGTGAAGTAGTCCATCATGGTTGTGTAGAAATTTGAAAGCGTGAATATAGCAGCATGCTCATTATtagtcataaaaaaaacatattcaggATCACATAAGAGATGTGTTGCACAATACTGCCACAATCAACTGCCGCTGGACTAGTTTCATGGAAATCAGCCAGGAAGAAATGTGATCCGGAATGAGCTCTGGAGATGCAACACATTGGCTTTCAGTACTGACATTGAAATAACCACAAAATTGGTCTGGTTTATATTATTGATAGAGATGTTTGGATGATTGTGAAATTCGGGTACATGACAAATTCctcttggttttgttttaaatgatagACCGTTAAACCTGCAGGCATGCCTGCCGGGACGTGTTTAATACTTAACAAAAACAGGTTGAGTTAAAATTCTTGCTAGCTACCTGCACTGTAGTTTGTGTATCTTACTGGCCAATAGCCGGGTAACATAATAGAATaatatattatgttattattgGCTTTGAAACCATGTCATTGCATCTCTAATGAACTCCTCTATTGTCAACCACCTGATATCATCCGTCAAGAGACTTGATAACAGATGTGTAAGCAGTTGTGTAATCATGATCCAGATGGCATTAGTGTGGCCTTCACACGGACATCCTCGTGCCATACCTTTCAAACACTCTCTTCAATCCCCCAAAATTGAAATTGCTGCTAAAACTGAGGCCCTGCTCCATGTCTTTGGTCCAGTGGACAGGATTGTGGGTCTGGACCAGGTGTCGTCGGGGGAGAATAGTGGGCCACTCCCGTTTGGAGCGTCAGGACTGAAGACGAAGAAGGGAATGTTCAGGACCGTTGGTCAGCTTTACAAGGAGTCGCTCACAAAGCTGATGGCCACGCTGAGGAACACTAACCCCAACTTCCTGCGCTGCATCATCCCCAACCACGAGAAGAAGGTAAGATGGTGGGATTGCGTAGGCACGTGGAATCAAAACAGACAAGGTGGCTGGAGAAATGTCTGGATTAAACTTCTCGCCACTCTGTACCCCCTCTTCAGTCTGGTAAGCTGTCTCCCAATCTGGTTTTGGACCAACTGAGGTGTAATGGAGTTCTAGAGGGGATCCGTATTTGCAGACAAGGCTTCCCTAACCGCATCCCATTCCAGGAGTTCAGACAGAGGTGTGTGGTGTTtgattgtatttttgtattgagCACTTTCCTCCTGCTAGTCATCCTTTTTTACACAAGCTTAGCCTCGCGTGTCTCGTCAAATGCTGACAcgttgaaaatgtaattttttcatCCAGATACGAGATCCTGACTCCGAATGCGATTCCTCGCACCTTCATGGATGGCAAACAGGCGTCAGAACTCATGGTGAGACCATTTTCAGTTGTTCAAGTCATTCCGCATGTCAACTGAATGATTAAAATCTCCAACCCCCCTTTCTCCTCATTCAGATCAGAGCCTTGGAACTGGATCTCAACCTGTTCCGCGTGGGTCAGAGCAAAGTCTTTTTCCGAGCTGGAGTCCTGGCTCATctggaagaagaaagagacCTGAAGATCACCGACACCATCATACGCTTTCAGAGCGCCTCGAGAGGCTACCTCGCTCGAAAGTAAGAGCTTTTCAAACCTTGAACAAtaacagagagagagcagtATGATTGAGTTAATCTTTAAGGAGCGCTCACTCGCTGCTGTCTAGGAGCCAGTGTTGAATTTCACTCTTAAAGGAGcattaatattttaatcttTAGTCAACCCCTATCAGTGGCTCAGCAACAGCAATGACAGATATTTGGCCTGTGAAAGACATGActaatacattttcatttttacaatggTGGTTTTACAAACTAATTAAAggtatgtttatttaaatagtgctttacataaagcattaaaaacatccaagtGACACGTTTTAATGACATGAAACTTTAGCTTTTGATATCTTTTGAGTTTTAACTTGTCATTGATTTCAGGTAAAGAGCTGATACATCTAATCTATTTAGTTCTGTAGTTTCCTTTTCTCAAAGGACATTTCTTTGCCTTGAATTATTTCGGAGATTGCCTGCACCCACTTTGTTGTGGTATCTCTTTTACTTCTCAGATCCTtcctgaagaagcagcagcagatgagcGCTCTGAGGGTCATGCAGAGGAACTGCGCTGCTTACCTCAAACTCAGGAACTGGCAGTGGTGGCGGCTGTTCACCAAGGTACTGAACGCAAAGCCAAATAACAACAAAGACATCAAACATACATCAACACATCCACAATTAATCTCTAACACAGCTGAAATGTTTCCGTTCATTTTGCCTTTTAAAAAATTTGTCTCGTTTCGTACTAGTTAATTAACCCACCATTTTTAAATAGTCGTGCTGTACGGTGACAGTAAAAATCACACCCCAGCTCACAATATACAAAATGATAAACTCTAGAGCTCAAGTGTATTGGGTGTTGGAGCCTCAATGTCGAAACAATATGTTGTAAAAGCAATACAATGATAATAAAGAGCCATATACAggaaatataataaacaaaaggCATGCAGGCATAGGGCGTCCCTCACATTGACCCCTGATCCTCATTCTGTGCCAACCAGGTGAAGCCCCTGCTGCAAGTGACCCGCCAAGACGAGGAGATCCAGGTTAGAGAGACGGAGCTCCAGAAGGCCAAGGACAACCTTACCCGAGTGGAGCAGGACTACACGGAGCTCGATAAGAAACACGCTCAGGTAGTAAACCTCCATCTTGTTCTGCTGCCTGTCCACCGGACTGAAGGCCGTCGGCTATCAACCAGGGCCTCGCTCACCACACCTTTGTCCCCTTCTAGCTGATAGAGGAGAAGTCGGTGCTGGCTGACCAGCTGCAGGCGGAGGCCGAGCTGTTTGCGGAGGCAGAGGAGATGAGGGCCAGTTTGGCCAACCGGAAACAGGAGCTAGAGGAGGTGCTGGGTGAGATGGAGATTCGTttgctggaagaggaggagagaggcgtGCAGTTCGCCATTGAGAAGAAGAGGATGCAGCAGAATATACAGGTTAGGAGATTAAGGGGGGAACAAAGTTGAATCtcaatatgtaaaaaaaatactactGACTCCAGATCTTCTGTGAGGAAAATCAGTGTTATTGCATGAATATTGAAGTTGTTTAAACCTCCTTCCCTTTGCTTAAATTGTGTCCTTTTCTTGTCAGGACCTGGAGGAACagttagaggaggaggaaagttcccggcagcgcctcctgctggaaAAGGTTTCCTTGGAGACCAGAGTGAAAAGTCTCGAGTCCGACTCGATGAATGTAGGAGACCACAGAGACCGACTCAGCAAGGTCAGCGTCACGTTAATACTCATTTCACAGCATACATGTTTTTACATGTTCCATGATACAATGTGGATATCGATGTctgagcaggagaagaaacagTTGGAGGAACGTCTGAGCGAAGTGACAGATCAGCTcaccgaggaagaggagagaaccaaaagtctgaacaaactcaAGAACAAACAGGAGGCTGTGATCGCTGACCTTGAGGGTAACTGTCCTAATGTCCTTCCAGGGGCAACCTGCACATTTACTGTTCTCGGCTGCATGCTAGGATTGGATTGAAATCAATTATATTTAGAGGTTTAGCCGATTTtatgatatatttttttgaggaaaacttttttatatttaaaatacttattttcagttttatttattcattttgcacaATGTTGAGTTGTAGCAATTTCCAcaccttttattatttcaaataataCATATCTATAAGCCGCTGTTTACACAACTATGCGCAGAGCGCCTAAAGCGTGAGGAGCAGGGGCGCTTGGAGCaggagaagtggaggaggaagatggagaacgACTCGGTGGACGCCCAGGAGCAGCTGTCAGACATGGGCATGCTGTGTGCCGAGCTGAGGGGCAGTCTGGctcagaaagagaaggaaattaCCACCCTTCAGGGCCGGTGAGACACAAGACGCCGTATATTAGACGcagcaacacaaataaaggCTTGTGATAGATCTTTCACGCTTCACTTCTCCCTTAATTCCCCCTTTGTCTTCCTCTGTTTCTGGCAGGttggaggaagaaggagcaCGTCGCACAGAAGCTCAGAGAGCACTGAGGGAGGCCATGTCACAAGTATCTGAGCTAAAGGAGGAAGTGGACAACGAGCGACAGATGAGGGAAAGGGCAGAGAAACAGCGGCGAGACCTtggggaggagctggaggctctAAAAACTGAGCTGGAGGACACTCTGGACACCACAGCTGCGCAGCAGGAGCTAAGGTGAAGGAAACACGCATACATTATCATAAATATAGACTTTGATAGATGCAAGGATCGTACCTCCTTGACCTCCTGCCTCGTCCGTCCACGCAGGTCGCGTCGGGAAACGGAGTTAAATGATCTCCAGCGCTGTGTCGAAGAGGAGACTCGCCACCACGAGGCCCAGCTATCAGAACTCCGAGTCAAACACAGCGCTGCCATAGACAGCCTCCAGGAACAGCTGGACAATACCAAGAGAGtaagaggaacacacacataaaaagacaaacatgcaTGCGTGTGAACGTGTCACCCAATAGGCCGTCAATGTTCTCCTATAGGCACGTCAGTCCCTGGAGAAGGCCAAGGTGGTGCTGGAGGAAGAGAGGCAGATTTTGAGCGACGAGCTCAAGAGCCTCCAAGCAAGCCGCACGGAGAGTGAGCGAGGCCGCAAGAGAGCCGAGGCTCAGCTGCAGGAGTACAGCGCCAGACTGACCCAGGCTGACAGAGAGcgggaggacaaggaggagcGAGTGCACAAGCTACAGGTGAAAATGGATTCCAGCTAATATTACACCTCAAATGTGTAGTTTGGTCGGGATATTCATAATATTTAACCTTTATCCCAACTCTGGCCTTTTCAGTGCGAAATTGAGAATCTTTCTGGCAATTTGTCCTCCATTGACACCAAAACCCTTCGACTCACTAAAGAGGTCAGCAGCCTGGAGAGCCAGCTGCACGATGCAAAGGTAACAAAATGAAACACCACAGTTGATGCATATGGGGCGTTAAGCTACGGCCACGGCAGTTTTTAGCTATTGAGAGAGTAGCgatcttttttcaaaacatcttCAGAAGATGTCAAGACTTATCAAGGGGGTTTGTTTGAAAGTCTCGTCTTTTCTTCTCACTCAGGAACTGCTCCAGGATGAAACTCGTCAAAAGATGGCTCTGGGTTTGAGGGTGCgagcgctggaggaggagaagaatggaCTAATGGAAAgactggaggacgaggaggagaaagcAAAAGAGTTTACTCGCCAGATCCAGACTCATACCCAGCAGGTACAAGACCCTCGGGAGCTTTGTTTTTCCAGACCATGGTCCACGGCAGTGAAATATCAAagctaaaaagaagaaaaaaaacagttcatgcaaatacaaaaacatccaCTTTCTCATACGTCCAAGTGTCTCATCCCTTAACAGTTGACAATTTCACAAGATGTTAAACTGACATTGTTTGGTTCTTACCCCCTCTCTTCTTCAGTTGGCAGAGCTTCGTAAGCAGTCAGAGGAGGTCAACACTGCGGTGGAAACCGGGGAGGAGACGCGCAGGAAACTCCAGAGAGAGCTTGACAGCGTCCAGCAGAGAGAGcgacagaaggaggaggagaaggatcgtgtcgagaggcagagggagcgACTGAGGGAAGAGATAGAGGACATGACACTtgccctgcagagagagagacagaattgCACGGCTCTGGAGAAGAGGCAGAAGAAGTTTGACCAGGTCAGGCCCTCACTGGTTTACCGCCACGTACCAGCTGCAAAAATGTTTCCTTCACTAAAACTTTGTCTCCGTGACCCCGTCAGTGTCTGGCGGAGGAGAAGGCAGTGAGCGCCCGGCTGGCGGAGGAGAAGGACAGAGCGGAAGCAGACAGCCGAGAGAAGGAGACAAGATATCTGTCTCTTTCTCGAGCCCTGCAGGTAAACATCAGACGGTGAAATCATTCTCCTAACGCATCTGTGTTTGCGGGGACTGATGTTCTTGCGTTTGTGCGTAGGAGGCCCAGGATCAGAGGGAAGAGCTAGAGAGGAGCAACAAGCTGCTCCGTCTGGAGATGGAACAGCTCGTAAACCAGCAGGACGACGTCGGAAAGAGCGTAAGAATCCTCCTCTTGGGACTCCTCTGTCATTTCTCTGTCTCGGCCCTCAGTGAGTCACCGCTTCATTATCTGCCCCTGAATCAGGTGCACGAGTTGGAACGCACCCGCAGGTCATTAGAGACAGAAGCCCAGAACCTCCGGGCTCAAacgcaggagctggaggaggagctgacggaggcgGAGAACTCCAGGCTGAGGCTGGAGGTCAC
This genomic stretch from Gasterosteus aculeatus chromosome 20, fGasAcu3.hap1.1, whole genome shotgun sequence harbors:
- the myh14 gene encoding uncharacterized protein myh14 isoform X17; translated protein: MPADQTANLPSDNSEAAEFQWGCVKVPVERAMSKPTGGGVNDVTHYLTSGAPLPGSPTSKPTFTAASQADWAAKRLVWVPSEKHGFESASIREERGDEVEVELTDSQRKLTLSREEVQRMNPPRFSKVEDMADLTCLNEASVLHNLRERYYSGLIYTYSGLFCVVVNPYKNLPIYTEAIVEMYRGKKRHEMPPHIYAISEAAYRSMLQDREDQAILCTGESGAGKTENTKKVIQYLAHVASSHKGGTLGRNKEATQMDGSKSLTRGSSLGNKSMQYGELERQLLQANPILEAFGNAKTVKNDNSSRFGKFIRINFDVAGYIVGANIETYLLEKSRATRQAKDERTFHIFYQLLCGTSAETKADLLLGTADEYRFLSGGSIPVPGQSDSENFTQTMDSMVIMGFTPEESLSMLKVMSAVLQLGNISFMKEKNHDQASMPDNTAAQKLCHLLGINVLEFTRAILTPRIKVGREYVQKAQTKEQADFAVEALAKATYERLFRWLVHRINRALDRRQRQGASFIGILDIAGFEIFQLNSFEQLCINYTNEKLQQLFNHTMFILEQEEYQREGIEWNFIDFGLDLQPCIDLIERPAGPPGVLALLDEECWFPRATDRSFVEKVSSEQGSHPKFFKPKQPRGEADFAIIHYAGKVDYKAHDWLVKNMDPLNDNVASLLHQSSDHFVSELWKEVDRIVGLDQVSSGENSGPLPFGASGLKTKKGMFRTVGQLYKESLTKLMATLRNTNPNFLRCIIPNHEKKSGKLSPNLVLDQLRCNGVLEGIRICRQGFPNRIPFQEFRQRYEILTPNAIPRTFMDGKQASELMIRALELDLNLFRVGQSKVFFRAGVLAHLEEERDLKITDTIIRFQSASRGYLARKSFLKKQQQMSALRVMQRNCAAYLKLRNWQWWRLFTKVKPLLQVTRQDEEIQVRETELQKAKDNLTRVEQDYTELDKKHAQLIEEKSVLADQLQAEAELFAEAEEMRASLANRKQELEEVLGEMEIRLLEEEERGVQFAIEKKRMQQNIQDLEEQLEEEESSRQRLLLEKVSLETRVKSLESDSMNVGDHRDRLSKEKKQLEERLSEVTDQLTEEEERTKSLNKLKNKQEAVIADLEERLKREEQGRLEQEKWRRKMENDSVDAQEQLSDMGMLCAELRGSLAQKEKEITTLQGRLEEEGARRTEAQRALREAMSQVSELKEEVDNERQMRERAEKQRRDLGEELEALKTELEDTLDTTAAQQELRSRRETELNDLQRCVEEETRHHEAQLSELRVKHSAAIDSLQEQLDNTKRARQSLEKAKVVLEEERQILSDELKSLQASRTESERGRKRAEAQLQEYSARLTQADREREDKEERVHKLQCEIENLSGNLSSIDTKTLRLTKEVSSLESQLHDAKELLQDETRQKMALGLRVRALEEEKNGLMERLEDEEEKAKEFTRQIQTHTQQLAELRKQSEEVNTAVETGEETRRKLQRELDSVQQRERQKEEEKDRVERQRERLREEIEDMTLALQRERQNCTALEKRQKKFDQCLAEEKAVSARLAEEKDRAEADSREKETRYLSLSRALQEAQDQREELERSNKLLRLEMEQLVNQQDDVGKSVHELERTRRSLETEAQNLRAQTQELEEELTEAENSRLRLEVTLQALKAQFEREISTSEEKGEEKRRALCKQVKELEIQLEEERSQRSQAVSAKKQLEAELQEAEAQAETGSRGKEEAVKQLRRLQGQMKEALRELEESRLARDEVISQSKDNEKKIQTLEAEVLHFTEELAVSERQRRQAQQERDEMADEMVNSSSGKTAIFEEKRRLEARVTQLEEELEEEQSNSELLAERQRKTASQVETLAVQLQGERTLAQKAEAAREHLERQNKDLKTRLAELEGAVRGKHKLSVAALEAKIESMDELVEQERQERAIANKLMRKTEKKLKEVMMQAEDERRHADQYREQLDKSMVRLKQLKRQLEEVEEDNSRSNAQKRKLQREMEELTDSCQSMTREITTLRSQLSIPEWKADQ
- the myh14 gene encoding uncharacterized protein myh14 isoform X4, giving the protein MPADQTANLPSDNSEAAEFQWGCVKVPVERAMSKPTGGGVNDVTHYLTSGAPLPGSPTSKPTFTAASQADWAAKRLVWVPSEKHGFESASIREERGDEVEVELTDSQRKLTLSREEVQRMNPPRFSKVEDMADLTCLNEASVLHNLRERYYSGLIYTYSGLFCVVVNPYKNLPIYTEAIVEMYRGKKRHEMPPHIYAISEAAYRSMLQDREDQAILCTGESGAGKTENTKKVIQYLAHVASSHKGGTLGRNKEATQSMQYGELERQLLQANPILEAFGNAKTVKNDNSSRFGKFIRINFDVAGYIVGANIETYLLEKSRATRQAKDERTFHIFYQLLCGTSAETKADLLLGTADEYRFLSGGSIPVPGQSDSENFTQTMDSMVIMGFTPEESLSMLKVMSAVLQLGNISFMKEKNHDQASMPDNTAAQKLCHLLGINVLEFTRAILTPRIKVGREYVQKAQTKEQADFAVEALAKATYERLFRWLVHRINRALDRRQRQGASFIGILDIAGFEIFQLNSFEQLCINYTNEKLQQLFNHTMFILEQEEYQREGIEWNFIDFGLDLQPCIDLIERPAGPPGVLALLDEECWFPRATDRSFVEKVSSEQGSHPKFFKPKQPRGEADFAIIHYAGKVDYKAHDWLVKNMDPLNDNVASLLHQSSDHFVSELWKEDIQTLPRVYFFDSYATIQANGSDMDRIVGLDQVSSGENSGPLPFGASGLKTKKGMFRTVGQLYKESLTKLMATLRNTNPNFLRCIIPNHEKKSGKLSPNLVLDQLRCNGVLEGIRICRQGFPNRIPFQEFRQRYEILTPNAIPRTFMDGKQASELMIRALELDLNLFRVGQSKVFFRAGVLAHLEEERDLKITDTIIRFQSASRGYLARKSFLKKQQQMSALRVMQRNCAAYLKLRNWQWWRLFTKVKPLLQVTRQDEEIQVRETELQKAKDNLTRVEQDYTELDKKHAQLIEEKSVLADQLQAEAELFAEAEEMRASLANRKQELEEVLGEMEIRLLEEEERGVQFAIEKKRMQQNIQDLEEQLEEEESSRQRLLLEKVSLETRVKSLESDSMNVGDHRDRLSKEKKQLEERLSEVTDQLTEEEERTKSLNKLKNKQEAVIADLEERLKREEQGRLEQEKWRRKMENDSVDAQEQLSDMGMLCAELRGSLAQKEKEITTLQGRLEEEGARRTEAQRALREAMSQVSELKEEVDNERQMRERAEKQRRDLGEELEALKTELEDTLDTTAAQQELRSRRETELNDLQRCVEEETRHHEAQLSELRVKHSAAIDSLQEQLDNTKRARQSLEKAKVVLEEERQILSDELKSLQASRTESERGRKRAEAQLQEYSARLTQADREREDKEERVHKLQCEIENLSGNLSSIDTKTLRLTKEVSSLESQLHDAKELLQDETRQKMALGLRVRALEEEKNGLMERLEDEEEKAKEFTRQIQTHTQQLAELRKQSEEVNTAVETGEETRRKLQRELDSVQQRERQKEEEKDRVERQRERLREEIEDMTLALQRERQNCTALEKRQKKFDQCLAEEKAVSARLAEEKDRAEADSREKETRYLSLSRALQEAQDQREELERSNKLLRLEMEQLVNQQDDVGKSVHELERTRRSLETEAQNLRAQTQELEEELTEAENSRLRLEVTLQALKAQFEREISTSEEKGEEKRRALCKQVKELEIQLEEERSQRSQAVSAKKQLEAELQEAEAQAETGSRGKEEAVKQLRRLQGQMKEALRELEESRLARDEVISQSKDNEKKIQTLEAEVLHFTEELAVSERQRRQAQQERDEMADEMVNSSSGKTAIFEEKRRLEARVTQLEEELEEEQSNSELLAERQRKTASQVETLAVQLQGERTLAQKAEAAREHLERQNKDLKTRLAELEGAVRGKHKLSVAALEAKIESMDELVEQERQERAIANKLMRKTEKKLKEVMMQAEDERRHADQYREQLDKSMVRLKQLKRQLEEVEEDNSRSNAQKRKLQREMEELTDSCQSMTREITTLRSQLSIPEWKADQRAPLPLAMRGRRALVDDFSLENSDSEEPPASPTPSSGLPGTPTPSSEHSLDPPPPYSVNHTE